The genome window AAAATTCTGCAGACACAATAAGTAAACAATACAGAAACATATCATCCAACCTTCTTATAAAAGAATGTATTAAAGAAATGGCATTTCAAAAATCTTTTCGGTtctcttttttccctctccttcaacaattcaaggtacaGGTTAATAACCTACATGCAAGagacatcattatcatcattaAGTACAGAAATATGGACCCATCAGTCATCAGTGTAAAGGATAGAGATAAATTAAATCTGTTTAGTATATCAAGCATGAATATTACCTCATCATTTAACCAGCCACCAGGTCTCAAGCACCGGAACTTCTCTTTGCTGATCTCGATGTTAGAAGATTCATGCAGCACTAGGACTATGCTACTGATATGGAAAAGAAGGCACTCTTGAGCTTATAAGGTGTATAGAAAGCTTCAAACGACATGCAAGGAGAGTTGGCAATAATACCTTGGACCTCTACTGTACAAACAATCATTAACTTCATTTTCCTCCTCAGTGGTGAGAGGTTTAAAGAGTTCAGACAGATCCTAGAATAGTGAAAGATGAATGTAAGTAAACCAGCAGTGAGATAAAGCATAGAAAATTGGCACAGAGCTGCCATCACGGTAGGTTAGTCAAACATGTGCTTAAAAAGGAGAAAAACTGTTTAGATTGGCATGCATTTTCTTTGCCACAAAACTTTTACATTCAGTGATGCCTATTCCATTTTTATTTCCGGTTAAAAGGAGGTTTAATAATTCAAATACATGTGGTTTAAGGATGCTCTTTTAAGTCCTGCCCCTATGTTGTTAACAATTCAAAACATTTTTTCTAAGTTGGGTGACACTAGTTCCCTCAATGTCAAAATGCTAATGAAGTCAGGAATCATAAAACTGTTTAAGCTTGCACTCGAGACAATCTCACAACCCACTTAAGAAGCTTCTGTTCCAGAGCTCCAATTACATGAAACTCCCACTAATTCGATACAAGAAGCAGACTTTATCACCAATCTTCTTCCAATTAACATTCGCCCAGAATGACAATAGCAAACTACAAAGAAGGTatagcaaacaaaaaaaaaaaaaaattacctccTTGGGAGCCTTGTCTGACTTCCGTATCTCAGCAAGCTTCTCCACTTGGAGCCTCACCTCGGACCCTAATGCTTCCAACCTCGGGTCGCGCTGCCTCGCCCCCTCGAGCGCCTCCAAGTAGAACGGCTTCCTCTTCTCCCGTGGACGAGGCGGCAACGCTTCCAAGGCGGCCTTCCTCGCATCCCCAACCCCCCTGTTCACCAAGTGCGCCGTCGTCCCCGCTTCCTCCTCCGTGACCACAGTGAGATCCCGCGACACGCCGACCCAGCGCCCGCACACCTCCCGCCCATCATCCCTGGGCCGCCGGCCGCATAAGAGGCCGGAGGCATAGTTGCCCATGTCGAATGCGAAAGACCTCGCCTCCGGAGGGGGCGCGAATAAGACACAGGGGCTGAAGCGGAGGCGGCTGAGGCGCTGCGGGACGTGGAAGTGGCGGGGCAGGGGGGAGTCGATGTGGCGCTTGCGGTGGTTGCGGGAGAAATCGGCAGCGGTGGCGGTCATGGCCAGAAGGAGGTGGACAGGGCCATGAGAAGAGAGGTGGTGGCTAGGAGGGGAGCATGCCCGGAGCGCAAACCCTAGTAGGGGTTTGGTTTCCGCTcgcggggagggaggggagaagagaagggagaaggCGACCGGCGGGGAGAGGAGAAGGGGGAGACAGACGGAAGCAAGATGCTTCGTTTTCCCTAAGAAGATTACGAAATTGCAAATAGATCCTCTTGGAGCGAGAGGACGAAATGGTTTTGCAATTTACCGAACTAGTTTGGGTGGCTGAGCGAAAAAGCTGCTCCGCCCTTGACCAAAGCACGCGCGGCCCGGCCCATGCATCGCATCACGCGGCTCTCACGAGCCGATCGCACACCGCCAGATTGTGCACGCGAATATAAATAGCCACGCCGCAACGGCCgccttttcttctccctttccTTCCCCCTCCCCTGCCCCGGCCGTCGCCAGGGTTCTGCCGCCATGGTAAGTGCCGAGTCCTCTCATCCCCGCCTCGGACCGGAATCCTCCCGATTCCCGCGCCACGCCGTCCCCAACGCTGAATGCATTGGGTCTCTGTTTTTTTTGGTGTTCTTTTACCGAATCTTCGCTGAATTT of Phragmites australis chromosome 3, lpPhrAust1.1, whole genome shotgun sequence contains these proteins:
- the LOC133912492 gene encoding putative ubiquitin-like-specific protease 1B, with product MTATAADFSRNHRKRHIDSPLPRHFHVPQRLSRLRFSPCVLFAPPPEARSFAFDMGNYASGLLCGRRPRDDGREVCGRWVGVSRDLTVVTEEEAGTTAHLVNRGVGDARKAALEALPPRPREKRKPFYLEALEGARQRDPRLEALGSEVRLQVEKLAEIRKSDKAPKEDLSELFKPLTTEEENEVNDCLYSRGPSSIVLVLHESSNIEISKEKFRCLRPGGWLNDEVINLYLELLKEREKREPKRFLKCHFFNTFFYKKLACGKNGYDYKSVRRWTTHRKLGYELIECDKIFVPVHKDIHWCLAIINMKENTFQYLDSLGGMDRDVLRILASYIAEEVKDKSNKVIDTSSWHEELIDYIPLQQNGWDCGMFMLKYIDFHSRGLSLSFSQEHMEYFRKRTAKEILRLRAD